One Xiphophorus couchianus chromosome 1, X_couchianus-1.0, whole genome shotgun sequence genomic region harbors:
- the her9 gene encoding hairy-related 9 isoform X2, translated as MPADTMEKQTASPIAGAPANGSHTPDKPKNASEHRKSSKPIMEKRRRARINESLSQLKTLILDALKKDSSRHSKLEKADILEMTVKHLRNLQRMQMSALSADATVMSKYRAGFNECMNEVTRFLSTSEGVNAEVRSRLLGHLSSCMGQMMSVTYPQQAPSQPAHLAQPLHVQLPPTLPISSKLNPAEPASPKVFGGFQLVPATDGQFAFLIPNPPFASAATTSPVIPLFSNAGVPIAVNASPVHGSSAPMAASPVHGMTSFSGVSQVVSPVGVNAGAESSEAVWRPW; from the exons ATGCCAGCTGACACTATGGAAAAGCAGACGGCGTCTCCCATCGCCGGAGCTCCTGCCAACGGATCACACACACCGGACAAGCCAAAAAATGCCAGCGAGCACAGAAAG TCATCTAAACCCATTATGGAAAAACGACGGAGGGCGAGAATAAACGAAAGCCTTTCGCAGCTAAAGACCCTCATCCTGGACGCACTTAAGAAAGAT AGCTCCAGGCACTCCAAACTGGAAAAGGCAGACATCCTGGAGATGACAGTGAAGCACTTGAGGAACCTGCAGCGCATGCAGATGAGCG CGCTCTCAGCAGATGCGACAGTGATGAGCAAATACAGAGCCGGATTCAACGAGTGCATGAACGAGGTGACCCGCTTCCTGTCCACTTCAGAGGGGGTGAACGCCGAGGTGAGGTCGCGGCTCCTCGGCCATCTGTCCAGCTGCATGGGCCAGATGATGTCCGTCACGTACCCGCAGCAGGCTCCGTCCCAGCCGGCGCACCTGGCCCAGCCCCTCCATGTGCAGCTCCCGCCCACCCTGCCCATCAGCTCCAAGCTCAATCCCGCAGAGCCCGCCTCTCCCAAGGTGTTCGGCGGGTTCCAGCTGGTTCCCGCAACAGACGGACAGTTCGCCTTTCTGATCCCCAACCCGCCCTTCGCCTCCGCCGCCACCACCTCTCCTGTTATTCCCCTCTTCTCCAACGCCGGGGTGCCTATCGCGGTGAACGCCAGTCCGGTGCACGGCAGCTCCGCGCCCATGGCAGCGTCTCCAGTGCACGGGATGACGTCCTTCTCCGGGGTGTCCCAGGTGGTCAGCCCGGTGGGGGTGAACGCCGGCGCGGAGAGCAGTGAAGCGGTGTGGCGGCCTTGGTAG
- the her9 gene encoding hairy-related 9 isoform X1: protein MPADTMEKQTASPIAGAPANGSHTPDKPKNASEHRKSSKPIMEKRRRARINESLSQLKTLILDALKKDSSRHSKLEKADILEMTVKHLRNLQRMQMSAALSADATVMSKYRAGFNECMNEVTRFLSTSEGVNAEVRSRLLGHLSSCMGQMMSVTYPQQAPSQPAHLAQPLHVQLPPTLPISSKLNPAEPASPKVFGGFQLVPATDGQFAFLIPNPPFASAATTSPVIPLFSNAGVPIAVNASPVHGSSAPMAASPVHGMTSFSGVSQVVSPVGVNAGAESSEAVWRPW, encoded by the exons ATGCCAGCTGACACTATGGAAAAGCAGACGGCGTCTCCCATCGCCGGAGCTCCTGCCAACGGATCACACACACCGGACAAGCCAAAAAATGCCAGCGAGCACAGAAAG TCATCTAAACCCATTATGGAAAAACGACGGAGGGCGAGAATAAACGAAAGCCTTTCGCAGCTAAAGACCCTCATCCTGGACGCACTTAAGAAAGAT AGCTCCAGGCACTCCAAACTGGAAAAGGCAGACATCCTGGAGATGACAGTGAAGCACTTGAGGAACCTGCAGCGCATGCAGATGAGCG CAGCGCTCTCAGCAGATGCGACAGTGATGAGCAAATACAGAGCCGGATTCAACGAGTGCATGAACGAGGTGACCCGCTTCCTGTCCACTTCAGAGGGGGTGAACGCCGAGGTGAGGTCGCGGCTCCTCGGCCATCTGTCCAGCTGCATGGGCCAGATGATGTCCGTCACGTACCCGCAGCAGGCTCCGTCCCAGCCGGCGCACCTGGCCCAGCCCCTCCATGTGCAGCTCCCGCCCACCCTGCCCATCAGCTCCAAGCTCAATCCCGCAGAGCCCGCCTCTCCCAAGGTGTTCGGCGGGTTCCAGCTGGTTCCCGCAACAGACGGACAGTTCGCCTTTCTGATCCCCAACCCGCCCTTCGCCTCCGCCGCCACCACCTCTCCTGTTATTCCCCTCTTCTCCAACGCCGGGGTGCCTATCGCGGTGAACGCCAGTCCGGTGCACGGCAGCTCCGCGCCCATGGCAGCGTCTCCAGTGCACGGGATGACGTCCTTCTCCGGGGTGTCCCAGGTGGTCAGCCCGGTGGGGGTGAACGCCGGCGCGGAGAGCAGTGAAGCGGTGTGGCGGCCTTGGTAG